A window of Novosphingobium terrae contains these coding sequences:
- a CDS encoding DUF1254 domain-containing protein, with translation MTTAARDAFLYALPLVEIANTRATMLGRGLPSGHFLSLKGLATPKDRFVTTPNADTIYANAFIDLRHGPATLTLPSLGDRYGSLALMDMFSDHIAVLGSRTTGQHGGTFTLVGPEGPAPAGAIRATTPWVWALARVVVNGPEDVAAARDVLAGFACEAAPRGDWAPGADRNGPWQDWLAAAHALMLENPAPATDRRMLENIAPLGLGHADFDPARFTTAQAEEIAAGIAEGRALSKAAG, from the coding sequence TTGACCACTGCCGCGCGCGATGCCTTCCTCTACGCCCTGCCGCTGGTCGAGATCGCCAACACCCGCGCCACCATGCTGGGCCGGGGCCTGCCTTCGGGGCATTTCCTCTCGCTCAAGGGGCTGGCCACACCGAAGGATCGTTTCGTCACCACGCCCAATGCCGACACGATTTATGCCAATGCCTTTATTGACCTGCGCCATGGCCCGGCGACGCTGACCCTGCCGTCGCTGGGCGATCGCTATGGCTCGCTGGCGCTGATGGACATGTTCAGCGATCATATCGCCGTGCTGGGCAGCCGCACGACGGGCCAACATGGCGGAACCTTCACGCTCGTCGGTCCCGAAGGCCCGGCGCCAGCAGGTGCGATCCGCGCGACCACGCCTTGGGTTTGGGCTTTGGCGCGCGTGGTGGTGAACGGGCCCGAGGATGTCGCCGCCGCGCGCGATGTACTGGCGGGGTTCGCCTGTGAGGCCGCTCCGAGGGGCGATTGGGCCCCAGGCGCCGATCGCAACGGACCATGGCAGGATTGGCTGGCCGCCGCCCATGCGCTGATGCTGGAAAACCCGGCACCAGCCACCGACCGACGCATGCTGGAAAACATCGCCCCGCTGGGGCTGGGTCATGCCGATTTTGATCCCGCCCGCTTCACAACTGCGCAGGCCGAAGAGATCGCAGCTGGCATCGCCGAGGGCAGGGCGCTGAGCAAGGCCGCCGGTTGA
- a CDS encoding LuxR C-terminal-related transcriptional regulator: MSAKEIARHVDLAPRTVERYIENMRLKMHARNSAHMVACGLFYGAINMPS; the protein is encoded by the coding sequence ATGTCAGCCAAGGAAATTGCACGGCATGTCGATTTAGCGCCACGCACCGTAGAACGGTATATTGAGAATATGCGATTGAAGATGCACGCACGCAACAGCGCGCATATGGTGGCTTGCGGCCTGTTTTACGGTGCTATCAATATGCCGAGCTAA
- a CDS encoding DUF1214 domain-containing protein, translated as MYQAEANGAFFLTDNPIDRYTIGDRTPGLIYGEDGSLEIVIPRSDPGGVQTANWLPAPASGPFLILLRAYMPDAAMTGQIYTPPAIAQS; from the coding sequence ATGTATCAGGCCGAAGCCAATGGCGCCTTCTTCCTCACCGACAATCCAATAGACCGCTACACCATCGGCGACCGCACGCCTGGCCTGATCTATGGCGAGGACGGCTCGCTGGAGATTGTCATTCCGCGTAGCGATCCGGGCGGCGTGCAGACGGCCAACTGGCTCCCAGCCCCGGCCAGCGGGCCGTTTCTGATCCTGCTGCGGGCCTATATGCCTGACGCGGCGATGACCGGTCAGATCTACACGCCCCCGGCAATTGCGCAAAGTTGA